From Chionomys nivalis chromosome 21, mChiNiv1.1, whole genome shotgun sequence, a single genomic window includes:
- the LOC130863329 gene encoding 60S ribosomal protein L36a-like, which yields MVNVPKTRRTFCKKCGKHQPHKVTQYKKGKDSLYAQGKQRYDRKQSGYGGQTKPIFRKKAKTTKKIVLRLECVEPNCRSKRMLAIKRCKHFELGGDKKRKGQVIQF from the coding sequence ATGGTGAACGTTCCTAAGACCCGCCGGACATTCTGCAAGAAATGTGGCAAGCACCAACCCCACAAAGTGACCCAGTACAAGAAGGGCAAAGATTCTTTGTATGCCCAGGGAAAGCAGCGTTATGACAGGAAACAGAGTGGCTATGGTGGGCAGACTAAGCCTATTTTCCGCAAAAAGGCGAAAACTACAAAGAAGATTGTGCTGAGACTGGAATGTGTGGAGCCCAACTGCAGATCTAAGAGGATGCTGGCTATTAAGAGATGCAAGCATTTTGAACTGGGTggtgataagaagagaaagggccaAGTGATCCAGTTCTAA